A portion of the Chrysiogenia bacterium genome contains these proteins:
- a CDS encoding c-type cytochrome, translated as MQTRITKGCLLLTLQAALFLFACDPLPKTPEWAKKQQAAPAPAAQPADPVATSEPPSSPAKPWDCTNNQWSWAPGPDAPITSVVRLARSPHVRPCPPPAGSIVPEILPVGLDWKDAVVPADNPVTAQKAELGRMLFYDTRLSIDDSTACATCHDPNYQYTERSPRPIGVPGLFGKRRTPTLINRAFSSAQFWDGRAASLEDQALQPVTNPMEMAFKSGDEMIARLRELEAYGPFFEAAFGDNAITQERVAKALATFMRTVVSADSPFDRWRAGDKEALQPDAIAGWELFRGKARCITCHGGANFTDEQFHNVGVGMNAKVPDLGRYEVTHNERDKGAFKTPSLRNVAERAPYLHNGSAATLEEVLALYITGGEANPWLSPLLEPVPLTEDEMRELLAFLKSLTGTLPHIAAPNTLPGGTWDKTRRK; from the coding sequence TTGCAGACACGCATCACAAAGGGCTGCCTGCTGCTCACGCTGCAGGCGGCCCTTTTCCTTTTTGCCTGCGACCCGCTTCCCAAGACCCCCGAGTGGGCCAAAAAGCAGCAAGCGGCGCCGGCACCCGCCGCGCAGCCCGCAGACCCCGTCGCGACAAGCGAGCCGCCGAGTTCGCCGGCCAAGCCCTGGGACTGCACCAACAACCAGTGGAGCTGGGCGCCCGGGCCCGACGCGCCGATCACCTCGGTCGTCCGGCTGGCGCGCAGCCCCCACGTGCGCCCCTGCCCGCCGCCGGCCGGCTCCATTGTTCCGGAGATTCTCCCGGTGGGGCTCGACTGGAAGGACGCCGTTGTTCCCGCGGACAATCCCGTCACCGCACAGAAAGCAGAGCTCGGCCGCATGCTGTTCTACGACACGCGGCTTTCCATCGATGACTCGACCGCGTGCGCGACCTGTCACGATCCCAATTACCAGTACACCGAGCGCAGCCCGCGCCCCATCGGCGTGCCGGGACTCTTCGGAAAACGCCGCACCCCGACGCTCATCAACCGCGCGTTTTCCTCTGCGCAGTTCTGGGACGGGCGCGCCGCCAGCCTCGAAGACCAGGCGCTCCAGCCGGTGACCAACCCCATGGAGATGGCGTTCAAGAGTGGTGACGAGATGATCGCGCGTCTCAGGGAGCTCGAAGCCTACGGCCCCTTCTTCGAAGCCGCTTTCGGTGACAACGCCATCACGCAGGAACGCGTCGCCAAAGCGCTGGCCACTTTCATGCGCACGGTGGTGAGCGCGGATTCGCCCTTCGATCGCTGGCGGGCCGGAGACAAGGAAGCCCTGCAACCCGACGCCATCGCCGGCTGGGAGCTCTTCCGGGGCAAGGCCCGCTGCATCACCTGCCACGGCGGCGCCAATTTCACCGACGAACAGTTCCACAACGTGGGCGTCGGGATGAACGCGAAGGTCCCCGACCTCGGCCGCTACGAAGTGACCCACAACGAGCGCGACAAGGGCGCGTTCAAGACGCCGAGCCTGCGCAACGTGGCCGAGCGCGCGCCCTACCTCCACAACGGCTCGGCCGCCACGCTCGAAGAAGTCCTTGCGCTCTATATTACCGGCGGCGAGGCCAATCCCTGGCTCTCGCCGCTCCTTGAGCCCGTGCCGCTCACCGAAGACGAGATGCGCGAGCTTCTTGCTTTCCTGAAGTCGCTGACCGGTACCCTGCCCCACATCGCCGCGCCCAACACCCTTCCCGGCGGCACCTGGGACAAGACCCGCCGCAAATAA
- a CDS encoding NAD(P)H-binding protein: protein MIVFLTGTNSFIGEAILREFVGRGDKVRALVEPGTDLSHLSDVKFEKVEGSLSTFDQMRLGAGGAHAIVHAEPAATTWYPDYESARVANVIGTKNLISVARGLGIKRIVVVGGIAASVKLPSHWANSVSDALTAAFSNNWDGPVSDMEIVAVHPGVMVGPRDRGPSAFGRLLIEALRGEGGWLPAGGIPLVDVRDAARNIAFATNHGVPGSDYNFIAEYLKLGELFQICARIRGEKPARPLQLPGIVARELACVSEFAARASKTPPRVSKEMAALISKGSRSLPDGVSERRTLRLEPYRPAEESLADAFAWWAEAGLLPRESASY, encoded by the coding sequence ATGATCGTCTTTCTTACTGGAACCAACAGCTTTATCGGTGAGGCCATTCTGCGCGAGTTCGTCGGTCGCGGCGACAAGGTCCGCGCGCTGGTCGAACCCGGCACCGACCTCTCGCACCTGAGCGACGTGAAATTCGAGAAGGTCGAGGGATCGCTCTCCACCTTCGATCAGATGCGTCTTGGCGCGGGTGGTGCCCACGCCATCGTGCACGCCGAGCCGGCGGCCACGACCTGGTACCCCGATTACGAGAGCGCCCGCGTGGCCAACGTGATCGGCACGAAGAACCTCATCTCCGTGGCGCGCGGCCTTGGCATCAAGCGTATCGTCGTCGTGGGCGGCATCGCCGCCAGCGTGAAGTTGCCCTCGCACTGGGCAAACTCGGTCTCGGACGCGCTCACCGCGGCGTTCAGCAACAACTGGGACGGCCCGGTCTCCGACATGGAAATCGTGGCCGTGCATCCGGGCGTGATGGTCGGCCCGCGCGATCGCGGCCCCAGCGCGTTCGGCCGCCTGCTCATCGAAGCGCTCCGCGGCGAGGGGGGCTGGCTGCCTGCCGGCGGAATTCCCTTGGTCGACGTCCGTGACGCCGCACGTAACATCGCCTTTGCGACCAATCACGGCGTGCCCGGCTCCGACTACAATTTCATTGCCGAGTATCTCAAGCTCGGCGAGCTCTTCCAGATCTGCGCCCGCATTCGCGGCGAAAAACCGGCCAGGCCGCTGCAGCTTCCGGGCATCGTGGCCCGCGAGCTGGCCTGTGTGAGCGAATTCGCGGCGAGGGCTTCGAAGACGCCGCCGCGCGTGAGCAAGGAAATGGCCGCGCTGATTTCCAAAGGCTCGCGCTCGCTGCCCGATGGCGTCTCCGAGCGCCGCACCTTGCGTCTCGAGCCCTACCGCCCGGCAGAGGAGTCGCTCGCCGACGCGTTCGCCTGGTGGGCCGAGGCCGGACTTCTTCCGCGCGAGTCGGCCAGCTACTGA